The DNA sequence CGATCTTGGGGTTGTCAGTCTCCCTGCGCCAAATACTTCTGCATGTTGCCCCTGATGATCTGGGTTATGGCGACACCTTCTTTCGTCTGCATTTTTACACCTGGGCCTTTGTTGGATTTGTCTCCTTGATGATTAGTATTGCAATTCTGTTAATCATTCCGGATCGTGGCACCCGCAGCCGCCATTGGTTTGCGCAGTTTATCTGTTTGTGGTTCATCCTTTTATTAGTGGGTAATGTAATCTCGACCTTATCCATTTGCGGTTTAGGTGCTTGCGCAGACAACCCATTGCACTATGACGGTATTACGCAGCTGCGCCAGTGGCTCACGAAGTAAGTTGCTTTGAAACGACTCTTTATCATCGGCGCACTTGTATTTGGGCTATGTTCTGCAGCGCAGGCGGAACGCATCTGGCCACGCGATACCATTCGTATCGTGGTGAGTTTTCCTCCAGGCGGTGCACCCGATACCTTGGCACGCGTTCTGGCAGAGGATTGGCAAAAAACCTTGAACGTAGCAATCGTTGTCGAAAACCGTCCTGGACACGGCGGTAATATTGGAGCCGATCAGGTAGCTAAGAGTGCGCCCGACGGCTATACCTT is a window from the Polynucleobacter sp. HIN11 genome containing:
- a CDS encoding disulfide bond formation protein B: MSKLTLPSLSGLGNIVLLGVINLVLTLAFLDQFINHDLPCPLCILQRMGFILIGLMFLLNIRSGAQPAHYGFAILFAILGLSVSLRQILLHVAPDDLGYGDTFFRLHFYTWAFVGFVSLMISIAILLIIPDRGTRSRHWFAQFICLWFILLLVGNVISTLSICGLGACADNPLHYDGITQLRQWLTK